The Vitis vinifera cultivar Pinot Noir 40024 chromosome 12, ASM3070453v1 genome has a segment encoding these proteins:
- the LOC100243623 gene encoding BRASSINOSTEROID INSENSITIVE 1-associated receptor kinase 1 isoform X2, with protein MEAIFLCLISLVLRVSGISEGDALYALKSSLVDPKDVLQSWDTSSGNPCIWFHVTCNGDGNVIRVDLGNGSLSGQLDSRVGQLTKLEYLRLNNNILMGTIPMSLTAVSSLEILDLSNNKLTGDIPVNGSFSLFTPISFGNNRLSNNSPKRTLDSPSPISPNPLTPPTPSGNSAIGVIAGFIALGVFIASAIVFVCWRLRRPRAHFFDVPAEEDPLVHLGQLRRFSLHQLKYATNNFSNKDILGRGGFGKVYKGRLADGSLVAIKRLKEERTHGGELQFQTELRMISMAVHRNLLRLQGFCMTSTERLLVYPLMVNGSVASCLRERTDGQSPLDWPARKQIALGSARGLAYLHDSCDPKVIHRDVKAANILLDEEFEAVVADFGPAKLMDYNDTHVTTAVHGTLGHIAPEYLSTGRSSEKTDVYGYGIMLLELITGQRAFDLARLAGNEDVMLLSWVKELLNNKKLETLVDSKLQGNYIVEEVEELIQVALLCTLDAASDRPKMSDVVKMLEGDGLAERWEQWQKKDIICGEQNHSNFPSNNWIINDSTPGLRPEELSGPR; from the exons GTGATGCCTTGTATGCACTAAAGTCAAGTTTAGTCGACCCTAAAGATGTTTTACAAAGTTGGGATACTAGCAGTGGTAATCCTTGCATATGGTTTCACGTTACGTGCAATGGTGATGGTAATGTTATAAGAGT TGATCTTGGAAATGGAAGTTTATCTGGTCAATTGGATTCAAGAGTTGGTCAGCTTACAAAATTAGAATATTT GCGGCTTAACAACAACATCTTGATGGGAACTATTCCTATGTCTTTAACTGCTGTATCATCACTGGAAATCCT GGATCTATCGAACAACAAACTAACAGGAGATATACCAGTCAATGGCTCCTTTTCATTATTTACTCCCATCAG TTTTGGTAATAATCGTCTAAGTAATAATTCTCCAAAAAGAACGCTCGATTCTCCATCTCCGATTTCTCCAAATCCATTGACTCCACCGACTCCTTCAG gAAACAGTGCCATTGGTGTCATTGCTGGATTTATTGCTCTTGGTGTGTTCATTGCCTCTGcaattgtttttgtttgttggcGACTAAGGAGACCACGGGCGCACTTTTTTGATGTACCTG CTGAGGAAGATCCATTAGTTCATTTGGGACAGCTCAGAAGGTTTTCTCTTCATCAACTAAAATATGCAACAAACAATTTTAGCAATAAAGACATACTGGGTAGAGGTGGATTTGGTAAAGTTTACAAAGGACGCTTGGCTGATGGTTCTCTAGTGGCAATAAAAAGATTGAAAGAGGAGCGTACTCATGGTGGGGAACTGCAGTTTCAGACAGAATTAAGAATGATCAGCATGGCAGTGCATAGGAATCTACTTCGTCTGCAAGGCTTTTGCATGACATCGACAGAAAGGTTGCTTGTCTATCCTCTTATGGTTAATGGAAGTGTTGCATCATGTTTAAGAG AGCGGACAGATGGACAATCCCCTCTTGATTGGCCAGCAAGGAAACAAATTGCATTGGGATCTGCAAGGGGGCTTGCTTATTTGCATGATTCTTGTGACCCTAAGGTAATTCATCGTGATGTGAAGGCAGCAAACATACTGTTGGATGAAGAGTTTGAAGCAGTGGTTGCAGATTTTGGGCCGGCTAAACTCATGGACTACAATGATACTCATGTTACCACAGCTGTACATGGAACACTTGGGCATATTGCACCAGAGTACCTCTCCACTGGAAGGTCTTCAGAGAAGACTGATGTTTATGGATATGGGATCATGCTTCTTGAGCTCATCACTGGGCAGAGGGCTTTTGATCTTGCTCGGTTAGCCGGTAATGAGGACGTTATGTTACTCAGTTGG GTTAAGGAACTGTTGAACAACAAGAAGTTGGAAACACTGGTTGATTCCAAGCTGCAGGGCAATTACATTGTGGAGGAGGTAGAGGAGCTAATCCAGGTGGCTCTCCTTTGCACACTAGATGCAGCTTCAGACCGACCCAAGATGTCAGATGTGGTTAAAATGCTTGAAGGTGATGGTTTAGCTGAAAGGTGGGAACAGTGGCAAAAGAAGGATATAATTTGCGGAGAGCAAAATCATAGCAACTTCCCCTCTAATAATTGGATTATAAATGACTCCACTCCAGGCCTTCGTCCTGAAGAATTGTCCGGTCCCAGATGA
- the LOC100243623 gene encoding BRASSINOSTEROID INSENSITIVE 1-associated receptor kinase 1 isoform X1, whose protein sequence is MEAIFLCLISLVLRVSGISEGDALYALKSSLVDPKDVLQSWDTSSGNPCIWFHVTCNGDGNVIRVDLGNGSLSGQLDSRVGQLTKLEYLGLYNNNISGKIPEELGNLENLMSLDLYFNNLSGPIPGTLGKLRKLHFLRLNNNILMGTIPMSLTAVSSLEILDLSNNKLTGDIPVNGSFSLFTPISFGNNRLSNNSPKRTLDSPSPISPNPLTPPTPSGNSAIGVIAGFIALGVFIASAIVFVCWRLRRPRAHFFDVPAEEDPLVHLGQLRRFSLHQLKYATNNFSNKDILGRGGFGKVYKGRLADGSLVAIKRLKEERTHGGELQFQTELRMISMAVHRNLLRLQGFCMTSTERLLVYPLMVNGSVASCLRERTDGQSPLDWPARKQIALGSARGLAYLHDSCDPKVIHRDVKAANILLDEEFEAVVADFGPAKLMDYNDTHVTTAVHGTLGHIAPEYLSTGRSSEKTDVYGYGIMLLELITGQRAFDLARLAGNEDVMLLSWVKELLNNKKLETLVDSKLQGNYIVEEVEELIQVALLCTLDAASDRPKMSDVVKMLEGDGLAERWEQWQKKDIICGEQNHSNFPSNNWIINDSTPGLRPEELSGPR, encoded by the exons GTGATGCCTTGTATGCACTAAAGTCAAGTTTAGTCGACCCTAAAGATGTTTTACAAAGTTGGGATACTAGCAGTGGTAATCCTTGCATATGGTTTCACGTTACGTGCAATGGTGATGGTAATGTTATAAGAGT TGATCTTGGAAATGGAAGTTTATCTGGTCAATTGGATTCAAGAGTTGGTCAGCTTACAAAATTAGAATATTT GGGACTTTATAATAATAACATAAGTGGAAAAATACCGGAGGAGCTTGGGAATTTGGAAAACTTGATGAGCTTGGATCTTTACTTCAACAATTTAAGCGGTCCAATTCCGGGCACATTGGGCAAGCTTCGAAAACTACATTTCTT GCGGCTTAACAACAACATCTTGATGGGAACTATTCCTATGTCTTTAACTGCTGTATCATCACTGGAAATCCT GGATCTATCGAACAACAAACTAACAGGAGATATACCAGTCAATGGCTCCTTTTCATTATTTACTCCCATCAG TTTTGGTAATAATCGTCTAAGTAATAATTCTCCAAAAAGAACGCTCGATTCTCCATCTCCGATTTCTCCAAATCCATTGACTCCACCGACTCCTTCAG gAAACAGTGCCATTGGTGTCATTGCTGGATTTATTGCTCTTGGTGTGTTCATTGCCTCTGcaattgtttttgtttgttggcGACTAAGGAGACCACGGGCGCACTTTTTTGATGTACCTG CTGAGGAAGATCCATTAGTTCATTTGGGACAGCTCAGAAGGTTTTCTCTTCATCAACTAAAATATGCAACAAACAATTTTAGCAATAAAGACATACTGGGTAGAGGTGGATTTGGTAAAGTTTACAAAGGACGCTTGGCTGATGGTTCTCTAGTGGCAATAAAAAGATTGAAAGAGGAGCGTACTCATGGTGGGGAACTGCAGTTTCAGACAGAATTAAGAATGATCAGCATGGCAGTGCATAGGAATCTACTTCGTCTGCAAGGCTTTTGCATGACATCGACAGAAAGGTTGCTTGTCTATCCTCTTATGGTTAATGGAAGTGTTGCATCATGTTTAAGAG AGCGGACAGATGGACAATCCCCTCTTGATTGGCCAGCAAGGAAACAAATTGCATTGGGATCTGCAAGGGGGCTTGCTTATTTGCATGATTCTTGTGACCCTAAGGTAATTCATCGTGATGTGAAGGCAGCAAACATACTGTTGGATGAAGAGTTTGAAGCAGTGGTTGCAGATTTTGGGCCGGCTAAACTCATGGACTACAATGATACTCATGTTACCACAGCTGTACATGGAACACTTGGGCATATTGCACCAGAGTACCTCTCCACTGGAAGGTCTTCAGAGAAGACTGATGTTTATGGATATGGGATCATGCTTCTTGAGCTCATCACTGGGCAGAGGGCTTTTGATCTTGCTCGGTTAGCCGGTAATGAGGACGTTATGTTACTCAGTTGG GTTAAGGAACTGTTGAACAACAAGAAGTTGGAAACACTGGTTGATTCCAAGCTGCAGGGCAATTACATTGTGGAGGAGGTAGAGGAGCTAATCCAGGTGGCTCTCCTTTGCACACTAGATGCAGCTTCAGACCGACCCAAGATGTCAGATGTGGTTAAAATGCTTGAAGGTGATGGTTTAGCTGAAAGGTGGGAACAGTGGCAAAAGAAGGATATAATTTGCGGAGAGCAAAATCATAGCAACTTCCCCTCTAATAATTGGATTATAAATGACTCCACTCCAGGCCTTCGTCCTGAAGAATTGTCCGGTCCCAGATGA
- the LOC100243623 gene encoding BRASSINOSTEROID INSENSITIVE 1-associated receptor kinase 1 isoform X3, with translation MQCVHPSGVIIGCGQLGVTQDSTAFMMTNRSSWKSLLLRLNNNILMGTIPMSLTAVSSLEILDLSNNKLTGDIPVNGSFSLFTPISFGNNRLSNNSPKRTLDSPSPISPNPLTPPTPSGNSAIGVIAGFIALGVFIASAIVFVCWRLRRPRAHFFDVPAEEDPLVHLGQLRRFSLHQLKYATNNFSNKDILGRGGFGKVYKGRLADGSLVAIKRLKEERTHGGELQFQTELRMISMAVHRNLLRLQGFCMTSTERLLVYPLMVNGSVASCLRERTDGQSPLDWPARKQIALGSARGLAYLHDSCDPKVIHRDVKAANILLDEEFEAVVADFGPAKLMDYNDTHVTTAVHGTLGHIAPEYLSTGRSSEKTDVYGYGIMLLELITGQRAFDLARLAGNEDVMLLSWVKELLNNKKLETLVDSKLQGNYIVEEVEELIQVALLCTLDAASDRPKMSDVVKMLEGDGLAERWEQWQKKDIICGEQNHSNFPSNNWIINDSTPGLRPEELSGPR, from the exons ATGCAGTGTGTGCATCCTTCTGGTGTAATTATTGGCTGTGGACAGCTAGGTGTAACCCAAGATTCAACTGCCTTCATGATGACCAATCGGTCCTCGTGGAAATCATTGCTTCT GCGGCTTAACAACAACATCTTGATGGGAACTATTCCTATGTCTTTAACTGCTGTATCATCACTGGAAATCCT GGATCTATCGAACAACAAACTAACAGGAGATATACCAGTCAATGGCTCCTTTTCATTATTTACTCCCATCAG TTTTGGTAATAATCGTCTAAGTAATAATTCTCCAAAAAGAACGCTCGATTCTCCATCTCCGATTTCTCCAAATCCATTGACTCCACCGACTCCTTCAG gAAACAGTGCCATTGGTGTCATTGCTGGATTTATTGCTCTTGGTGTGTTCATTGCCTCTGcaattgtttttgtttgttggcGACTAAGGAGACCACGGGCGCACTTTTTTGATGTACCTG CTGAGGAAGATCCATTAGTTCATTTGGGACAGCTCAGAAGGTTTTCTCTTCATCAACTAAAATATGCAACAAACAATTTTAGCAATAAAGACATACTGGGTAGAGGTGGATTTGGTAAAGTTTACAAAGGACGCTTGGCTGATGGTTCTCTAGTGGCAATAAAAAGATTGAAAGAGGAGCGTACTCATGGTGGGGAACTGCAGTTTCAGACAGAATTAAGAATGATCAGCATGGCAGTGCATAGGAATCTACTTCGTCTGCAAGGCTTTTGCATGACATCGACAGAAAGGTTGCTTGTCTATCCTCTTATGGTTAATGGAAGTGTTGCATCATGTTTAAGAG AGCGGACAGATGGACAATCCCCTCTTGATTGGCCAGCAAGGAAACAAATTGCATTGGGATCTGCAAGGGGGCTTGCTTATTTGCATGATTCTTGTGACCCTAAGGTAATTCATCGTGATGTGAAGGCAGCAAACATACTGTTGGATGAAGAGTTTGAAGCAGTGGTTGCAGATTTTGGGCCGGCTAAACTCATGGACTACAATGATACTCATGTTACCACAGCTGTACATGGAACACTTGGGCATATTGCACCAGAGTACCTCTCCACTGGAAGGTCTTCAGAGAAGACTGATGTTTATGGATATGGGATCATGCTTCTTGAGCTCATCACTGGGCAGAGGGCTTTTGATCTTGCTCGGTTAGCCGGTAATGAGGACGTTATGTTACTCAGTTGG GTTAAGGAACTGTTGAACAACAAGAAGTTGGAAACACTGGTTGATTCCAAGCTGCAGGGCAATTACATTGTGGAGGAGGTAGAGGAGCTAATCCAGGTGGCTCTCCTTTGCACACTAGATGCAGCTTCAGACCGACCCAAGATGTCAGATGTGGTTAAAATGCTTGAAGGTGATGGTTTAGCTGAAAGGTGGGAACAGTGGCAAAAGAAGGATATAATTTGCGGAGAGCAAAATCATAGCAACTTCCCCTCTAATAATTGGATTATAAATGACTCCACTCCAGGCCTTCGTCCTGAAGAATTGTCCGGTCCCAGATGA